The window CGGCGCTGGTCAACTACTACCGCCGGGCTTGAACTAACTGTTCGAGACCGTCACTAAACGAATTTGCGAGTCAATCGGGTAAAATGCGGCTAAGCGCCTATCCGAAAAACTGGAAAGACCCTTAGGGTTTCTGAAGCCCTAAGGGTCTTTCGGATAGGCTCTAAGAGCGGAAACGCTCCTGATGAGACGCCTACTCAAAAAGAGAGCAACCATGACCCAGCGATTCTTTAGTTTGACTGTCCTTTGTGTTATTTTTTGTTCCGTCGTTTTTCCGGTGAGCGCGCAAACGCCGATTGCGCTGACCGAATTGCAGATCGCCTTCTGGCCTGAATACGACAGAAGTTCAATGCTGGTGATCTATCGCGGCGTGTTAGCGCCCGAAGTGAGCCTCCCGGCCTCGCTCACTTTTTCTGTGCCAGCTCAGTACGGCCCGCCGGTGGCCGTGGCCTACAGTGATGCTCAGGAACGCTTGCTTAACCTGCAATACACCACCGCCGTTTCCGGCGACGTGATGACTGTCAGCTTCACCGCGCCCGCCGCCAATTTTCAATTTGAATACTACGACTCCAGCCTGGACGTGAGTTCGTCAACGCGGCGCTACACCTTCGCCGGGGTCGCCGCCTATTCCATCCAAACCCTGGTTCTGCAAGTGCAACAGCCTGCCGGGGCAAACAACCTCACGGCCACGCCGGCGCTGGCTCAATCCACAGTTGGCACAGACGGCCTCAACTACTTCACTGCCGTTCGCGAAAATGTCCCGGCGGGCGAGGCCATTGCCTTCGATCTCACTTACACCAAAACTAGTTCGGCGCTCACAGTTAGCAATCAGCCCGCCACGGACAATACAGCCTCGGACACAACCGCGCCCGCCTCTTCGCCGGCGGCCAGCCCGGCGCTGGTTACGGCGGTGATTGTCGGCATTGTGGGTGTTGGGCTGGTGGGGGGCGGGTTGGTCTGGTTCGCGCGATCCAGAAGAACAACAGCCGCCCCTTCGACAACTTCGACGGCGGGGCCGCGACGGCTCAAAGGCCACCCGCCGCGCCCGAAGGAAGTGTCTCCAACCGTGACGGCTTCACCGTCCGAGTCGCCGGCATCTTTCTGCCACGAGTGCGGCGCTCGCCTTCAACCCGGCGATGTGTTTTGTCGGAACTGCGGGACGAAGATGAGATGAGGCCTAAAACAAGAAGAGCACACTGATGGTGTGCTCTTCTTGCAGGAGAGAGGAAGCAAGCTGGCGTTTTAGTTGCCAGTGACCACAACGCCGTTTGCCATCAGCGCCTTGAGTTGCGCCTGACGGGCCAGGTCGGTGGCGGCGGCTAGAATGCGCAAAGCCTCTTCGGGGTTGTGGAAGCCCATGCTGTTCTCGGCGGCCACGAAGTCCCAGCGGAGTTGGGCCTTGCGGTGCAAGGTGCGGGCTTCAGCCAGCAAAGTCTGATCAGCATTTGGGTTGGCGGCGGCCAGCTTGAGGGCGTCAATGGCGGCCACCAGCGCGTCTTCAGTGTTGCTCATCGTGTCGGCCACCTGCTCTTGAATTTGGGCCACGCGGTTGGTCACGTAAGTCACGTCGCTGTGGCACGCGCC of the Chloroflexota bacterium genome contains:
- a CDS encoding zinc ribbon domain-containing protein gives rise to the protein MTQRFFSLTVLCVIFCSVVFPVSAQTPIALTELQIAFWPEYDRSSMLVIYRGVLAPEVSLPASLTFSVPAQYGPPVAVAYSDAQERLLNLQYTTAVSGDVMTVSFTAPAANFQFEYYDSSLDVSSSTRRYTFAGVAAYSIQTLVLQVQQPAGANNLTATPALAQSTVGTDGLNYFTAVRENVPAGEAIAFDLTYTKTSSALTVSNQPATDNTASDTTAPASSPAASPALVTAVIVGIVGVGLVGGGLVWFARSRRTTAAPSTTSTAGPRRLKGHPPRPKEVSPTVTASPSESPASFCHECGARLQPGDVFCRNCGTKMR